ATGAAGTACCTGTACAAAGCTTACCTTTGTTCGATGTATATCTGAATGTAACAAACTTGTTTGAGGGACCTCCTCAAGCTCAAAATTTAAGGGATTCTCTTGTTGATGCAAAATCTAATATCGTTGTCGAGGTCAGTTACGTTGTTATCAGGAATTCAAATAGCGCCGAAATAGCTGCGGAAGAAAATGGTTTGtgattataaaatttaacattttcggAATTCTTCAGTATTTCAATATTACTATTCCACAAAGGCTAACATTTCAATAATTCGATGGTGAATATGctattcaatataaaatttatttttattttttaatgattacaattaaataaatcaaatgattcaaaatacaTTATCTAACaattctttcatgtggtttaattTCCACAACAATGAAcacaacaattaacaactaaacaataaaatttaatcaattgGACAATCCATAAATAGCACAACATATTTATTAATTCACCTTTCTGCAGTTGACACGAATTTGTCCTTGATTTCCCGTCAAAGGCTTGATGTTACCCATCTTAATCATAGACTTTCCAAAATCAACCCAAAAAGCATCGAGATTCTTGCTGTAAGTCTCCACAAGTTTATCGGTCGACCCACCGCTGAAAAGTGCTTGATCAGAGGTGAGTAACCCCCTTTCCTTCACCAAGTTCTTGAAGTATGCAGTGTCGAATCGAGCAGGTGTTGGGTCAAAAGGAGCGAGGTTAGTGTTTCCACCGGTTCGTGGGCAAGTTGCTCTACGCTCCTTGGCAAAAGCAGGATCAATATTGGTAGCATTGTAAATCCTGTTCCTAAAGATAACACATTGTGACAATCCGATGGTGTGGCCACCGGAGAGAGCTACAAGATCTCTCGTGTTCAAGCCTTGGTTCTTGAAGTTGCTGATCAAAGCAGGGAGATCCATTGATGCTGATGGAAGCACACTGTCTGCTAAAGCCCTACTAGCTGTGGTTGAGTCTCTTCTACCCAAACGAACCTTCCATCTCGGACCTCCGAGCTACAACCATAGTAATTTTGATTTagaaatattttctctttaagtAACGCAGTAGACACATTtttcacaataaaaaaaaataaaagaatttgacATTACCGCAAGTACTGAATCTCGAGCAGCCACTGCTAAGATATCAGCACAAGAGACCACAGGGCGTCCACATACTCTATCCACTTCAGCCTTAATTTGGTCTACAACTTCAAACCCTCTTACAGAATTGAAATTACCACGGGCATTTTTCTCGGTTTCGAAAGCAGACGTAGAATCCAAAAGTAGTGAACCGTCACAACCCTGAAAGACAAAGAATATTAGCTCAAGACCATTCTAAGGCATACACAGAATAGTTGTATGAAGGAAGGAAGTTACATTAACGAAGCAGTCGTGGAAGTGAAGACGAAGTAAAGAAGCTCCCATCCGGGGTTCCCGGTGGACAGCAGCCTCAACGATTCTCTTGATGGCAGGCAAAGCTTGGGGACAAAGATTGTCATAAAATTTGGGAGATAAGGAAAAAGAGGTGGTTGCAAGAGCCAAGCAGAGAAATGCATGGAGGAGGAAGTTAAAGCGGGGAGCCATGCCCATGAGGAGGAGTGCGTAAGATGGGTTAATTAAAGTAGCTTAAAATTTGATGAGGTTTGTGTGTTGCGGTGGGGGTGGGTGTCATGATTTATAGATAGAGACGTACGTAGGAAAATACATAGAAGAAATCCATGAGTTTGTTAGTTTTGGACTTGTGCAAATTAATGATTAGACTGCTTCTTTCAGGAGCTTTTATTTACTTTCTCTCAAAAGGGCTGGCTGTTCAACAAAGCTACAACCAATAttctccatcttttttttttttttttaaagtttaagcGACATGAGGCTGCTGCTCCAATCCTCTCTTTTTACTATAATCATAAAATTTTGAGTTCCCATTGTGCtattctaattaaataaatacttGGATACCTCAAAAACTGAATAAATAAATAGTTGGAGGCTTGAGAGTTGGTTCTTCCGCCTTGGCTGCTGGCGGCTTCCGCAGTCACGCTTTTCTTTTCTAACggttttctcttttcctttttaatttcatCATACGAGTATATTACctattcaaaacaaaattttattgaaagatcCAACAAGGTGAAACTAACCTTTGGGTTAGCGTAATGAGATGCACATATCAGTCACCTCATAAGTATCAACACTACAACTACAAAAATACCATCATAACAACAACTTACATTAAAGacatttaactaaattaaatcgaattaaaatgataaaattaagtgAAAAATTTATTAGGACTTTATAAAGTAATAGAATAAATCTCTAAACTGACttaatatataaactttaattttgtcTTCATAACTCTGATATTTAAGTGttaatgttatattttttaataaaaatttaagtaaaattcaattctttaatatttttcttaagtTATAAATACAATCATAATTAATACATCTGAATAGCTacaattgaaatcaaattttataactcataatcaaactaattaataatcaaaatatatttgtACGAAACTATAATGTCATTAcacttgaatcaaaataaattcaaacaaaccCACACATGATCCCTCTAATGGTAAAATTCCACTCCAAATCCCTCTAACCTCTTTTCAATTACAATATAGTCTATACCCTGATTTTTCATCTTTAAATATCAATATATTTCCAAGggtattttgaaataaaataattatacacTTTTCTACCATTTCTCTTTTGTGGttaaattacactttagtcctcaTACATTTACTATAATTCAgtttaaaatatgatattaaaaacactacatatattaattatttatatattgggGGTGGGCTATACATATTacgtataatatatattatttattttggttaatttagttaattgtcagattttgaattgaattaattgacaATCGAAATTCCAAAAAAATCATTAACTGACCTCGACCGAactaaattcaattcaatcctaaactaaaaaaaaaaaaagaaacgcaTTGAAAATTGTATTCATCTTCCTATCTTAACGCTAGTCCTTCAATTgattgaaaagagagaaaaaatattctaaagatttttattttcatttttatatttttcaatgatTACAATAAAATGAATCAAACGATACGAGGCACATACTCTAACATTTCTTTCATGTGCTTTAATTTTCGcaacaattaatacaataatTAACAACAAGTGGTGAAATTTGATTAATTGAACAGTCGATAAATATCATAGCAGATTCATTAATTCACCTTCCTACAGTTGACACGAATTTGTCCTTGCTTTCCAGTCAAAGGCTTGATGTTGCCCATCTTAATCATAGACTTGCCGAAATCAACCCAGAAAACATTAGGATTCTTGCTGTAAGTCTCTACAAGTTTATCAGTTGACCCACCACTGAAAAGTGCTTGATCAGAGGTGAGTAGTCCCCTTTCCTTCACCAGGTTCTTGAAGTATGCGGTGTCAAAGCGTGCAGGGGTTGGGTCAAAAGGAGCGAGGTTAGTGTTCCCTCCGGTGCGTGGGCAAGTTGCTCTACGCTCTTTGGCAAAAGCAGGATCAATATTGGTAGCATTGTAAATCCTGTTCCTAAAGATAAGGCATTGTGACAATCCGATGGTGTGGCCACCGGAGAGAGCTACAAGATCTCTCTTGTTCAAGCCCTGGTTCTTGAAGTTGTTGATCAACGCAGGGAGATCCATTGATGCTGAAGGAAGCACGCTGTCTGCTAATGTCCTGCTAGCTGTGGTCGAGTCTCTTCTACCCAAACGAACCTTCCATGTTGGACCTCCGAGCTACAACAATTTAGTTTTCATTTAGAAATGACTTTCTAGGCGTATGAACTGATAAGTATATTAGACAATAAAAAACTCAAGTATTGAATATTACCGCAACTACCGAATCTCGAGCAGCCACAGCTAAGATATCAGCACAAGAGACTACAGGGCGTCCGCAAACTCTATCCACTTCGGCCTTAATTTGGTCAACAACTTCAAACCCTCGAACAGAATTCAAATTTCCACGAGCATTTTTCTCGGTTTCGAAAGAAGATGTAGAATCCAAAAGAAGTGAACCGTCACAACCCTGCAATAGAATGAAGATTAGTTCTGGATGAGAATATATGCATGGAACTTAGACATTACTAGTATAATATAATGTAAGATCACTGTTTCTGAAACGAATGAACATACATTAACGAAGCAATCATGGAAGTGAAGACGAAGTAAAGAAGCACCCATGCGGCGCTCCTTGTGGACAGCGGCCTCCACTACTCTCTTGATGGCAGGCAAAGCTTGGGGACAAACATTGTGATAAAAGTTGGGAGATAAGGAAAAAGCGGTAGCTGCAAGAGCCAACCAAAGGAAGGCGTGAAGAAGGAAATTGGTGGGGGAAACCATGGCTTAATCTTGATGAGGTTGGTGTTGTGTTATGTTGTTTGTTGCGAGACTGGGTGGTAATTTATAGATAAGAAACGTACGTATAGGAGGGAGGAATTACATGGAAGAAGTGCATGCATGaatgaatttgttagttttggaCTTGTGCAAATCAATGATTAGACTGTTTCCTTGTTTCTTAAAAGGAGCTTTTGTTTACTACTTCATAGGGGTTTGCTGGCTGTTTAAGCGTGCCAGTACAAATCTTGACCCAGCTATTTTTTAAACTATAATAAAACACACGAGGCTGCTACTCCATTCTCCtatgaaatattatattttttaatcacGTTCGTTAGTGTTAGGTATAATGAATCACAAATAGTAGAAACTAAAACTTACAATGAGCATCAGTCGAAACTGTAAATTGTTCTTATCATTATTGGGTAATAATAACTTACTGTGGATGGATGACTT
This window of the Gossypium hirsutum isolate 1008001.06 chromosome A09, Gossypium_hirsutum_v2.1, whole genome shotgun sequence genome carries:
- the LOC121206323 gene encoding peroxidase P7 is translated as MGMAPRFNFLLHAFLCLALATTSFSLSPKFYDNLCPQALPAIKRIVEAAVHREPRMGASLLRLHFHDCFVNGCDGSLLLDSTSAFETEKNARGNFNSVRGFEVVDQIKAEVDRVCGRPVVSCADILAVAARDSVLALGGPRWKVRLGRRDSTTASRALADSVLPSASMDLPALISNFKNQGLNTRDLVALSGGHTIGLSQCVIFRNRIYNATNIDPAFAKERRATCPRTGGNTNLAPFDPTPARFDTAYFKNLVKERGLLTSDQALFSGGSTDKLVETYSKNLDAFWVDFGKSMIKMGNIKPLTGNQGQIRVNCRKVN
- the LOC107928598 gene encoding cationic peroxidase 1, whose amino-acid sequence is MVSPTNFLLHAFLWLALAATAFSLSPNFYHNVCPQALPAIKRVVEAAVHKERRMGASLLRLHFHDCFVNGCDGSLLLDSTSSFETEKNARGNLNSVRGFEVVDQIKAEVDRVCGRPVVSCADILAVAARDSVVALGGPTWKVRLGRRDSTTASRTLADSVLPSASMDLPALINNFKNQGLNKRDLVALSGGHTIGLSQCLIFRNRIYNATNIDPAFAKERRATCPRTGGNTNLAPFDPTPARFDTAYFKNLVKERGLLTSDQALFSGGSTDKLVETYSKNPNVFWVDFGKSMIKMGNIKPLTGKQGQIRVNCRKVN